The window ATGAAGCACTGGACAACGTCTAGCAGAAGTCCGTCTCTCGTACCATTCATCGAGGCTTGGTACGACGAGGTCCAATTATTCGACAGTCGCGATGTTGCTGCGTTTAGGTGAGTCTTTCGTAGTTTACATTAATCCTACTCACTTACAGCTGTGGAAAATTTCACACGGGGATAAATCAGACCCCGGTCAACGTTTGAAGCTTATTACCGCACTCGACATTACGTTACGCAAAGTTCCCTCTTGGAACGAAATTCTGACGagagaaaatttaacaatttcgaAATAGACTCCAATCTTAGTTttagcaaagaaaaaaaaaaaaaaaaacaaatacgacGTTGGATGATGtgggaaaaattgttgaagcaaaaaaaaaaaagtaaaacaacaTGCAATGCGTACACGGGGTCTCTGAGAatccaaagttttttttaaccattctTCGTTTTACTTATGAACAAACAAACCTGATCCAACCACGCTGActttaaaattgtacgttgaaGACGGTTCTGGGCTCGTTTATCTGGGGATAAATATAGGATCAACTTATAGTTTTGcctttgaaaaaatgtcagaTTCAACGCATCATGGGGACACTACAGTCAGCTCGTTTGGGGGGAAACGATGTTCGTTGGTTGTGGAAGATCGAGTTACATGGACAGCGGATTTCACCACACTAGATTTGTCTGCAATTACGGGCCTGCTGGAAATGTCATCACTCAAAAGGTTTACACTGTTGGTAAAGCTCGGTACCTCGCTTAGGAAATTATATGCTTCGTGTAAAATATTGGGattgtttaaattatttttctattcaatatGTAATATctattatgtgtatataatatcgcGTATTTATTTTCCACGGTCGTTTTTTCCGTGAATGTAGGCAGAAAGATGTTTGTAAtccatatgaaaatatattatccTACATACCAATATCCTTGTTTATTCGGGAGCTCTTTATTTGATACCGTCTCAATTATGATAACCCGAATaacaatattcaattataacaCAGTGTGATGTGTTTTTCCTGAACCTGTAAACGATAgcggtataaaataaaaactgcgCATTTACTTCACCCAACAGTTCCATGATTTGAACAAGTGTTTTCAGAGTCTTGGCTcgtgttaaaaataaataggtATACTTCACCCAGCATGAATGGTAACGCGGACAATGAGAATGACAATACTGATaagtttcataaaatttatcgaCATACATGACGTTGAGtcgtattaaaataataatgttgTTGGATACAGTAGTTTGGACACCTGTTTTCCATCATCTGTCTATACTAAAAACATCAACCGACGTGTTTTACAAGGTGAACAAATATATGCGCGTTAAAAGCTTCAGGTTTTGGATAATCAATTCCACCCGCGATATAGGAagcgaaaattttgattccacTATTTTTTCTTGACTAGCTTAGTCGCGTTTGCTTTatgtttttttcgaattatctTATTTCGCCTAATTAAATGTAATCATCTTATATTACAGAAATTGAACATTTACGTTACATAAACATAGCGGGACTGATACCAGCTGTCCAAACTGACGATGACGTTCAGCGGTACCAAAAATGTATACGAAAACAGGTGCAATTTGCATGTAGACATGTCTTTACAAAAAGGCTTCGTAGAAGGCCAGCATCACATTCTTAGCGGTAGTCGTTGATCAAGTTTTGCTAACGCTCCTTTTCCGAATAGTGTCGCGAAACGTTTCACCGTGACAATATCAAACGTCCAAACCTAAATGCTGACATTTCGTACTGTCGTCTTTTCTTTGTTCTCATACGTCATTATCGTTTCTTGTCCATAGTGGTGACGTGCACGTAGATTCCGAACCTTACTTCAATAATAACACTATTGACTTTTCGACGCTACACTAAACATATGCCAGATTGGCTGAGGGCTACGGCCTGATCCGTCAACTGAGCTCCTCCCATTCTGGACGTTTTAAGTGACTCACCCTGTATATCGGGGAATCGATTCAACAAACGATATTTCACCTGTCAACGTACCCGTGGAATATTAACGACAATGACAGTGATTACCCGTATCTGTAAGTCGCTTGGCCTCAATATACTTCGTTGGTATTCTTTCTTAATCGCGAATGCATAACAATGGACGAAATCGAAAGTTCCTTGAATGTTGTTTAAATACCGGTACTATATGTTGACATCAGCTATGATTTACAATTCGGTGCGAAATACTACCTCCAGGAAGTTTCGGATGAGGCCGTCTTGGGATGAGGGCCCAGACATTTCAAAGTTAAATCacattatacaattttcattatatgGAATAACGGACTTGTCGGGTTTATGGTCGATTGATTTATGGCTTGTTTCAGTCGGACTTGAGGTAACGCCGTCAGTGAAATGTACAACTTGCAATAATATTTGCATGACAAATACCAAGCTGACCTATAGTCAGCTATATTCTCGCCTCGAAGCAGAACAAGAGTTCGGTTGGAATTTACCCTAATTGTACGTCACATGGTACACGCCTTCGATTATGTAGACCTTTTTTCTCGCAAACGATACCTCACTGCGAAACCATCGTCAGAGCACCGCGTGTAAAATTGCTTTTCCTAATGTAAGGTGTCAATTTACGACTCGCACCACATAATTCAATCGAGTATATACGACTTATAAACATGTAATTACTATTACCAATATTATTGCTGGAAGtatgagtatattttttttacggttATCCGGTTCCACGGTATTCATATCGGAACCCGTCAGTATTAGGTCACTCGATTCcttaaattcaataaattataatagaAAATATAGGAACCAACCGAAAGCGAATCTGTTATTTATTCCAGGTTTTTGTGTCTTAATGATCCGATAGCGAAGGTTTAATTATCTACTATCCGTTTCTTTGTGTACATCTTTCAAACACAATTAGAATTCTGCTAGCTTCTAGAAACCACatagaataaatatataccaaTTCATTTGTCACATTTGTCTCGCTGACTTATTGTCTCTGCTCTTTTACCTATTCTGAGATATTCAGAAGACTCGCAGTTTACTTCCAGCGCTCTAAAAGCGACTCTACTTCTCTCCGTATTCGTATTTCCGCctcatttttttgaaactctaATCGCTCAAAGTAATTGGAATTCagtattcaaataaataaagtatatGTAAATGGACGATAGTCGGAAGGCGACAATATATGTTCGTTCTTGTTTAGAGTTACTTGTTTTATCATTAATGTTTACAGAAAATGTCGAACGTGACTCGAAAGATTTGATTTCCGTGCGCGTGATGTtatcgaaatttattatacgtaccgCATATAATATCGTCGAACATTGCAGTTGCTGTAAAATACGAACACgagtgttttttctttctggtGAACTTTTACAGTCGCAGTACTGATACCAGCTTTACGAGCTGACGATTATGTCGAACAATATCGAAAACATATGCGAAAACAAGTGCGATTTGCACGTAGGTATATCTTTATAAACAGCTTCGTAGCAAGCGAATTGTACACTTTTAACGGCAGTCGCTGATCAACTTTTACTGACGCTTATTTTACGAATAGTGTAGCGAAATGTTTGCCTGTTCAACATCGGCCGTCCTTTTCATCTTGACCCTGTCGTCCTGGCTTTGCCATCAGTCCTCCTGGGCTGCATCCAACTATTGTACGATTTCTACGTGCGGAACCCAACGGCACACGCTCTGTCTCTATCCTGTAAGAAAGAATTGAAGGGGGATGAAAAACCCCATAGTAGTGACACATTAGTACGTTTCAAAGCTACACTTCTTCTCCTCGACATTCGGTCAAGCGGTTTAAACTTTTCGAGAAATTGTAGCAAATGATGGGAATTCAATGTTAGATAATCGAAATCTCTCGTCGTGAATCTTGTGCCTGTATCGACGTCGTGATCTCAGTCCTTTTCTTGTCCGTTCacccaatttttatttttattttttccatttgtttTCTCACATTCACTGTAGAACAGCGGTCCATCCAGTCTGTGCAGAAATTACGATCCGGCACCGTTGTCAAGTGACGAAAAAGCGGAAATCGTTGCCCACCATAATCAGCTTAGACAGAGAGTTGCCAGTGGTCAGGAAACTCGAGGACGTCCAGGACCTCAGCCACCCGCCAGTGACATGAAGGAGTTGGTAAATGTTCCGTTGAAAATGCAGCGGATGAAACTagataatttttcaccaacgaCACTTGCAATCGGGCTTAGaatctttcaataaatttacCACGATACACATTTTCTTATGTAGAAATGGGACGACGAATTGGCAACGATTGCTCAACGCTGGGCTGATCAATGCGCTATGATTCCTCACGACGATTGCAGGGATACCGGTAAGCTGAAGACTGTTGTATAAGTCGACGAGATTTCCCGGCAAAAGAATTATAACTGTCAGAAAAGTTTGGATACGGTTTCAAA is drawn from Neodiprion fabricii isolate iyNeoFabr1 chromosome 3, iyNeoFabr1.1, whole genome shotgun sequence and contains these coding sequences:
- the LOC124177432 gene encoding venom allergen 3-like is translated as MCLYPQNGASSRCPNSKPVPLTYYEKMSILNKHNELRQKVARGEEPRGNPGPQPPASDMNWLRWDEELAQIAQRWADQCTINPHDTCRNVERFRVGQNVMKHWTTSSRSPSLVPFIEAWYDEVQLFDSRDVAAFRFNASWGHYSQLVWGETMFVGCGRSSYMDSGFHHTRFVCNYGPAGNVITQKVYTVGKARYLA
- the LOC124177716 gene encoding venom allergen 5-like encodes the protein MFACSTSAVLFILTLSSWLCHQSSWAASNYCTISTCGTQRHTLCLYPNSGPSSLCRNYDPAPLSSDEKAEIVAHHNQLRQRVASGQETRGRPGPQPPASDMKELKWDDELATIAQRWADQCAMIPHDDCRDTERFRVGQNVVDYWSSDNVNPPIENLVAGWYDEVGQFSKNDIDVYRFDEATGHYTQMVWGNTSFIGCGRARDMSGGYHIRLVCDYGPAGNFIGRPVYKTGRPASACTDGVSRTYPGLCS